From Amia ocellicauda isolate fAmiCal2 chromosome 12, fAmiCal2.hap1, whole genome shotgun sequence, a single genomic window includes:
- the LOC136764374 gene encoding zona pellucida sperm-binding protein 4, translating to MFSMLCMGGKLVLFLLGPWVFCGLSYAQMESGADFDTEDDLYSREKKMAEADEDGDGILLDDYTPLDLHGSNGDAGQMGDEAGAGGLPDDAEGSDSKPEEEDLTQVPQPSVSCREGHMLIQFLQRYTQIFLQKARMRLLPVLKLPKSCKHTVKQSNGSLELMASFKGCYVQTLRKDNGLHAALNLQYYDRVSKRQFVTTVSCPVTTPPTPEPPKGLSISCSDACMTVQFPAGPLSAVKILDSSKTLVPVLHTPKDCGYGLVKKDGKNILTIPYTACDVRIVEERYIIQVAYLTSGGERAEIQVSCPYKRPVPKQGCQIPKSQQVSCGPRRTGSRACLAQGCCVDPDTGLCYYPLEECTADRHFVFVVHRTITVPHVDPASLVIAGNKSCIPVICTADFAVFKFPVTGCGTHAFVVGETTIYLAEVMALARRNSLNYGVITRDSPFRLLVECRYAEGNLASAGYLVKNPSLPNAVLSHGVFGVQLRIATDDTYSRFYPQYHRPLRLLLGRPVFLEVQLLNAPDPSLVLLVHYCVAYPRSAQAVWVLIYEGCPNPLDYGHTSTLHILHKQPLPKHHRRFEIRTFQFMDGVTHRYLKEEIYFMCSTEVCSPSAKKCVEGCFDGRKIPVVEDPNVDKRCTRKSCPGKAKRSADLPAP from the exons ATGTTCAGCATGTTGTGTATGGGAGGAAAGCTAGTGCTGTTTTTGCTGGGGCCATGGGTCTTCTGTGGTTTGTCATATGCTCAAATGGAGAGTGGAGCTGACTTTGATACTGAGGATGACTTGTATAGCAGGGAGAAGAAAATGGCTGAAGCTGATGAAGATGGGGATGGCATACTCTTGGATGACTACACTCCTCTGGATCTCCATGGGTCTAATGGTGATGCTGGGCAAATGG GTGACGAGGCTGGTGCTGGTGGCCTCCCAGATGATGCTGAAGGCTCGGACTCCAAGCCTGAGGAAGAGGACCTGACCCAAGTTCCACAGCCAAGTGTCTCTTGTAGGGAGGGCCACATGTTGATCCAATTCTTGCAGCGTTACACGCAAATCTTCCTGCAGAAAG CCAGAATGAGACTACTCCCAGTTCTGAAGCTCCCCAAGTCCTGTAAGCACACTGTGAAGCAAAGCAATGGCAGCTTGGAGCTGATGGCATCCTTCAAGGGCTGCTATGTACAGACTTTG AGGAAGGACAACGGGCTTCATGCAGCACTGAACCTCCAGTACTATGACCGAGTATCGAAGAGGCAGTTTGTGACCActgtgtcttgcccagtgaccacCCCTCCAACGCCTGAACCTCCCAAAGGCCTGTCCATCTCCTGCAGTGATGCGTGCATGACTGTGCAGTTCCCTGCTGGTCCTCTGTCCGCTGTGAAAATCCTGG ACTCCTCCAAAACCTTGGTCCCTGTGCTCCACACCCCCAAGGACTGTGGCTATGGCTTGGTGAAGAAGGATGGTAAGAACATCCTGACCATCCCCTACACTGCCTGTGATGTTAGGATTGTG GAGGAGAGGTACATTATCCAGGTGGCTTACTTGACTAGTGGGGGAGAGCGAGCAGAGATCCAGGTATCCTGCCCCTATAAACGACCTGTGCCAAAGCAAG GATGCCAGATCCCCAAGAGCCAGCAGGTGTCTTGTGGTCCCAGGAGAACAGGCTCCAGAGCCTGCCTTGCCCAGGGCTGCTGTGTAGACCCTGACACTGGCCTCTGCTACTATCCCCTGGAAG AATGCACTGCTGACCGGCACTTTGTCTTTGTGGTCCACCGCACTATCACTGTGCCCCATGTGGACCCTGCCTCCCTGGTGATTGCTGGCAACAAGTCCTGCATCCCGGTCATCTGCACAGCGGACTTTGCGGTCTTCAAGTTCCCTGTGACTGGCTGTGGAACCCATGCGTTT GTGGTGGGAGAGACTACGATCTACCTGGCTGAAGTGATGGCCCTGGCCCGGCGCAATAGCCTGAACTATGGAGTCATCACTAGGGACAGTCCCTTCAG gctgctggtggagtGTCGCTATGCAGAGGGGAACTTGGCTAGCGCTGGATACCTTGTGAAAAACCCCTCCCTGCCCAATGCAGTTCTGTCCCATGGAGTGTTTGGGGTGCAGCTCAGGATTGCCACAG atgaCACGTACAGCCGGTTTTACCCTCAGTACCACCGGCCCCTGCGGCTCTTGCTGGGCAGGCCAGTCTTCTTGGAGGTGCAGCTGCTGAATGCCCCTGACCCCAGCCTGGTGCTGCTGGTGCATTACTGTGTTGCCTACCCCCGCTCTGCACAGGCTGTCTGGGTGTTGATCTATGAGGG CTGCCCCAACCCCCTGGACTATGGTCACACCTCTACCCTGCACATCCTCCACAAGCAGCCACTGCCCAAACACCACCGTCGCTTTGAGATACGCACCTTCCAGTTTATGGATGGTGTGACGCACCGCTACCTCAAGGAGGAG ATCTACTTCATGTGCTCCACGGAAGTCTGCTCCCCATCAGCCAAGAAGTGTGTGGAAGGATGCTTTGATGGGCGCA AAATCCCAGTGGTTGAGGACCCCAATGTGGACAAGCGCTGTACCAGGAAGTCTTGCCCAGGAAAGGCCAAGAGATCTGCAGACCTCCCAGCACCGTGA
- the LOC136765080 gene encoding putative nuclease HARBI1 encodes MAALALLEDFAHGRIRGERVFRDHNDFLANDADWLISRFRFPRAVLLELCAELGPDLERETARRCAFTRSPTFLATGSFQRELADCSGISQSSLSRAMPAVWDGIIRMSISYIRFPYDTVDQPNIKAQFAAIASFPNVIGAIDCTHIAIKAPSEEEFAYVNRKHFHSINVQIICDAQMRLTNIVARWPGSTHDSYIFTNSMVGMRLQAGRVRDGWLLGDRGYPLKTWLLTPLTNPQTDQERSYNDAHSHIRSVVERVIGQLKCRWCCLDRTGGGCYSALTRCAASCWPVLSCTMSHTGTAYHLVTVNFSDGHNDLCQDVARRTGLGTGGSTGNARDTGDAGHNGPWLLRGGGRSCCCTI; translated from the exons ATGGCAGCGTTGGCCTTATTAGAGGACTTTGCTCATGGCAGAATCCGAGGAGAACGAGTTTTTAGGGACCACAATGATTTTCTGGCAAACGATGCTGACTGGCTTATCAGCCGTTTCAGATTTCCAAGGGCTGTCCTCTTGGAGCTCTGTGCTGAGTTGGGTCCGGatttggagagagagacagcaaggAGATGCGCATTTACCCGCTCCCCTACATTCCTGGCAACTGGTTCGTTCCAAAGGGAACTGGCAGACTGCTCAGGAATTAGCCAGTCGTCTTTGAGCCGTGCAATGCCGGCTGTATGGGACGGGATCATCCGCATGTCTATCAGTTATATAAGGTTCCCATACGATACAGTAGACCAGCCAAACATTAAAGCGCAATTTGCAGCGATAGCCAGTTTTCCTAATGTAATCGGAGCGATCGACTGCACACACATTGCTATAAAAGCGCCATCTGAAGAAGAATTTGCATATGTGAATCGAAAACATTTCCATTCAATAAATGTGCAGATAATATGTGATGCACAAATGCGCCTAACAAATATTGTAGCAAGGTGGCCTGGGTCAACCCATGATTCATACATCTTTACAAACAGCATGGTTGGGATGAGGCTCCAAGCTGGCAGGGTGCGCGATGGGTGGCTTCTTG GAGACCGCGGTTATCCACTAAAGACGTGGCTGTTAACCCCCCTCACCAACCCACAAACTGACCAAGAGCGCAGCTACAATGATGCCCATTCTCACATTCGGTCAGTAGTAGAGCGGGTGATTGGGCAGCTGAAATGTCGGTGGTGCTGCCTGGACAGGACCGGGGGAGGCTGTTATAGCGCCCTGACAAGGTGTGCCGCATCGTGCTGGCCTGTGCTGAGCTGCACAATGTCGCACACAGGCACGGCATACCACTTG GTGACTGTTAATTTCTCCGATGGCCATAACGATTTGTGTCAAGACGTGGCCAGACGGACGGGCCTCGGCACTGGGGGGAGCACTGGAAACGCCAGAGACACTGGAGACGCCGGACACAATGGGCCCTGGCTGCTCCGGGGGGGCGGACGTTCCTGCTGTTGCAccatataa